In Chitinophaga nivalis, a single genomic region encodes these proteins:
- a CDS encoding TonB-dependent receptor: protein MKHIYAIIICSLVLASQAMAQTGQGIISGTITTSDGIAAPGVSIQLKSRNKGTVSNDKGQYEFNKVNPGNYILLVSLVGYRTAQQEVQVTAGQTSQANIRLDASDAQLKEIVVSSKQKRYQVSAVSPSLRLTTPLLETPQNIQVVTNKLLADQQIFDMLEGVTRNVSGATKLEHWDNYAYINMRGSQIAAFRNGMNVQMPWGPLTEDMSMVERIEFVKGPAGFMMANGEPSGFYNVVTKKPTGITKGEAAVTVGSFDTYRATVDLDGKLEKKGKLLYRLNLMGQLKGSHRPFDYNNRYTIAPVLMYKFSDRTSLTAEYTYQYSKMAMIGANYVFSPKGYADLPRNFTTAEKNMPPTHVNDHSAFLTFQHQFNSKWKLTAQTAYFNFTQTGSSMWPDSLKANGDMYRATSLWDAKGKNLMGQVFVNGEFQTGSLQHKVLAGIDVGRKQYIAAFGPAYSLNGTKGPFNIYHPEYGNVPDMPPFDRSKPLKERIKDVSNSNEDQRYQGIYIQDEIHMFRDIVRLTLAGRYTAAQYYTTDTAKASQFTPRIGLSVSIDKNTSVYALYDQAFVPQAGRIYPNKSPKPLIGENIEFGIKRDWFQGRWNSTVSAYRIRRKNQLVTDPEAHGEAGLNYSLQLGQSETKGVEADIRGEILPGLNLTLNYAFTESKITRAEKPEDVGNPVPGFAKHNSNGWLSYRLGKGALKGVGVAAGYQFLSDRSTWAWAASNQLALPDYFRLDGAVSWQNNKYAVSVNVNNILNKYLYSGSPYGDFYYWQSEPGTNFRASVAVKF from the coding sequence ATGAAACACATCTACGCCATCATTATTTGCAGCCTGGTTCTTGCCAGTCAAGCAATGGCACAAACAGGCCAGGGAATCATCAGTGGAACTATTACCACTTCTGATGGCATCGCTGCTCCCGGCGTGTCCATACAACTCAAAAGCCGTAACAAAGGCACTGTCAGCAACGACAAAGGACAATATGAATTCAATAAAGTAAATCCAGGTAATTATATACTGTTGGTTTCACTGGTAGGCTACCGCACTGCTCAACAGGAAGTACAGGTAACTGCCGGCCAAACCAGCCAGGCCAATATCCGGCTCGACGCTTCTGATGCGCAGCTGAAGGAAATTGTGGTTTCCTCCAAACAAAAAAGGTATCAGGTTAGTGCAGTATCTCCATCTCTGCGACTCACCACTCCCCTGCTGGAAACACCCCAGAACATCCAGGTAGTAACCAACAAACTGCTCGCTGACCAACAGATCTTTGATATGCTGGAAGGTGTTACCCGCAACGTCAGCGGCGCCACCAAACTGGAACACTGGGACAACTACGCTTATATTAATATGCGTGGCTCTCAGATCGCAGCCTTCCGGAACGGTATGAACGTGCAGATGCCATGGGGCCCGCTCACGGAAGATATGAGCATGGTAGAGCGGATCGAATTCGTAAAAGGACCGGCAGGCTTTATGATGGCCAACGGAGAGCCTAGCGGCTTCTATAACGTCGTAACCAAAAAACCTACCGGTATCACCAAAGGAGAAGCCGCCGTTACAGTAGGTAGCTTCGATACATACCGTGCCACCGTTGATCTCGATGGCAAACTGGAAAAGAAAGGTAAATTATTATACCGCCTCAACCTGATGGGCCAACTGAAAGGTTCCCACAGACCATTTGATTACAACAACCGTTACACCATCGCACCGGTGCTGATGTACAAATTCAGCGACCGTACCAGCCTGACAGCAGAATATACTTACCAGTATTCCAAAATGGCGATGATCGGTGCCAACTACGTTTTTTCACCAAAAGGTTATGCTGATCTCCCCCGGAATTTCACCACAGCGGAGAAAAACATGCCACCTACCCATGTCAATGACCATAGCGCCTTCCTGACCTTCCAGCACCAATTTAACAGCAAATGGAAGCTGACTGCGCAAACCGCTTATTTCAACTTTACCCAGACAGGTAGCTCTATGTGGCCGGATTCCCTGAAAGCCAACGGTGATATGTATCGCGCTACCAGCCTGTGGGATGCTAAAGGGAAAAACCTGATGGGACAGGTATTTGTAAACGGAGAATTCCAAACCGGTAGTCTGCAGCATAAGGTATTGGCAGGCATCGACGTAGGCCGCAAACAATACATCGCAGCCTTCGGCCCGGCTTACTCCCTGAATGGCACCAAAGGTCCTTTCAACATCTACCATCCTGAATACGGTAACGTACCGGACATGCCGCCGTTCGACCGTTCCAAACCACTGAAAGAACGTATTAAAGATGTATCTAATTCCAATGAAGATCAACGTTATCAAGGTATCTACATCCAGGATGAAATACATATGTTCCGCGATATCGTACGTTTAACACTGGCCGGCCGGTATACTGCCGCCCAATACTATACAACTGATACCGCAAAAGCATCCCAGTTTACACCGCGTATAGGCCTGAGCGTTTCCATCGATAAAAACACATCGGTGTATGCTTTATATGACCAGGCATTTGTACCACAGGCCGGTAGAATTTATCCGAACAAATCACCTAAACCACTGATAGGTGAAAACATTGAATTCGGTATTAAAAGAGATTGGTTCCAGGGCCGCTGGAATTCTACCGTATCTGCTTACCGCATCCGCAGAAAGAATCAGCTGGTTACAGATCCCGAGGCACACGGTGAAGCTGGACTGAACTACTCGCTGCAATTGGGACAAAGCGAAACGAAAGGTGTTGAAGCAGATATCCGCGGTGAAATTCTGCCGGGATTAAACCTCACCCTCAACTATGCCTTTACGGAATCCAAAATCACCCGGGCCGAAAAACCGGAAGATGTAGGCAACCCGGTTCCTGGCTTTGCTAAACATAACTCCAACGGTTGGTTATCTTACCGGCTGGGTAAAGGAGCGCTGAAAGGTGTTGGCGTTGCTGCCGGTTATCAGTTCCTGTCTGACCGCTCTACCTGGGCATGGGCAGCCAGTAACCAATTGGCATTACCTGATTATTTCCGACTGGATGGTGCTGTATCCTGGCAGAATAATAAGTATGCTGTATCTGTAAATGTGAATAACATCCTGAATAAATACCTTTATTCAGGTTCACCATATGGTGATTTCTACTACTGGCAATCTGAGCCTGGCACTAACTTCCGTGCCAGCGTAGCCGTGAAGTTCTAA
- a CDS encoding SusC/RagA family TonB-linked outer membrane protein — protein sequence MKLTSVLLCAGFLQLSAHGFSQEKISVDYNNINIGKLLNVIGNKSDYTFLYKNAIIPDKKISIKMKDAPVRDILNKALEGTSLDYKILKDNLVVIVEAGDPIQHIHVRGKVTDEAGLPLIGVTVLVKGTTQGAKTDENGRFDMDVPENSTLEFTYVGYEAKQMTAKKDQSYNIALKANSSGLNEVVVVGYGKQKRINLSGAVDAISGKELESRPITNLGTGLQGLLPNLNITNSSGRSSDAAKFNLRGMTSINGGDPFILVDNIPFTNEEVSRLNPADVESVTILKDAASAAIYGARAAFGVVLITTKSGKDGRIAMTANANYAVRTLGRVPKMVTDPLTVMQYKHDAATPLYDLYPPSQRAHAEALEKDPSLPRVIINPTNKDEWFYYGTTDWLREVYAKSAPSYNANFSISRGDEKLNYYLSGEYFGMDGMMRYNPDTYKRYNLRAKATYTFNDRFKIGTNTMYTNTTYNEPSATYSKGNYFHNANRTPSLSIPRNPDGTWTSDGAALLGTLQEGGRRINTWGEFMTTINTEIGLIKDVWTLKGDATFRRGSNLGQAYELPVAYRKGPKKNLEYTSGNQSWAQNSDIDVKYNVYNVYSDFHKTFNKKHAVGALVGFNQEYHYYNQFVVKAMNLISNQYPTTQLTTGNMTQDQQIEDWAVRGIFYRVNYAYDDKYLLELNARNDGSSRFRSDNRWGFFPSASAAWVVSKEKFFAGVKQAAGLDFLKLRASYGSLGDQQWDPYGYMPLMKRETINAVLDGKLPIGVLSPDPVTATYTWQQVKTINGGIDFSLLKERLSFSYDRYTRYTNGMFAKSQELPNTYGAPAPRTNSADLKTRGWEMTISWRDQFKIGKDDFSYGIRFLMADSRSFITRFANPTGTLKNYDASDLKDRNYYNGQEIGDIWGLVTEGFFQSQAEIDAHPDQTKVGSDDQNYKFYVGDLKFKNLDGNTSSIDYGDNTISNPGDRKIIGNSAARFPYSVDLTAAYKGFDFRALIQGIGKRDWYPNAGNHYFWGVYAQPWTNVQLHNLDHWTPENPDAYFPRVKSYIAEDKSELGAPQTRYLQNAAYARLKNVTLGYTLPKKLTEKYRIARLRFYFSAENIFTISHLKANIDPEGLEGSLYPYQKTYSCGFNLNF from the coding sequence ATGAAACTAACATCTGTATTGCTTTGTGCTGGTTTTTTGCAGCTGAGCGCACATGGATTTTCGCAGGAAAAGATCAGTGTTGACTACAACAATATCAACATTGGGAAGTTGCTGAATGTGATCGGAAATAAGAGCGATTATACTTTTTTGTATAAGAACGCTATTATTCCCGATAAGAAGATATCCATTAAAATGAAGGATGCACCGGTGCGTGATATCCTGAATAAAGCGCTGGAAGGCACTTCGCTGGACTATAAGATCCTGAAAGATAATCTGGTGGTGATTGTGGAAGCCGGAGATCCTATTCAGCACATACATGTAAGAGGAAAGGTAACAGACGAAGCGGGGCTGCCGCTCATCGGCGTAACGGTATTGGTAAAAGGTACCACCCAAGGCGCCAAAACCGATGAAAATGGCCGCTTTGACATGGATGTTCCGGAAAACAGCACCCTGGAATTTACCTATGTAGGTTATGAAGCCAAACAAATGACCGCCAAAAAAGACCAGAGCTACAACATTGCGCTGAAAGCCAATTCCAGCGGTTTGAATGAAGTAGTGGTAGTTGGTTATGGCAAACAGAAAAGAATTAACCTGAGCGGCGCCGTAGATGCAATCTCCGGCAAAGAACTGGAAAGCCGTCCTATCACCAACTTAGGTACCGGTTTACAAGGTTTGCTGCCCAACCTGAATATTACCAATTCCAGCGGTCGTTCTTCTGATGCCGCGAAGTTCAACCTCCGTGGTATGACTTCCATCAATGGGGGCGATCCTTTTATCCTGGTAGATAACATTCCTTTTACCAACGAAGAGGTATCCCGCCTGAACCCTGCTGACGTGGAAAGCGTGACCATCCTGAAAGATGCGGCATCCGCAGCTATTTACGGCGCCCGTGCGGCTTTCGGGGTAGTGCTCATTACCACCAAATCCGGTAAGGATGGTCGTATTGCCATGACTGCCAACGCCAACTACGCGGTGCGTACACTGGGCCGGGTACCTAAAATGGTAACAGATCCGCTGACCGTGATGCAATATAAACATGATGCGGCTACACCATTATATGATCTGTATCCGCCCTCCCAAAGAGCGCACGCAGAAGCGCTGGAGAAAGATCCTTCTTTACCGCGTGTGATCATCAACCCTACCAATAAGGATGAATGGTTTTATTATGGCACTACCGACTGGTTGCGGGAAGTATATGCCAAATCGGCTCCATCTTACAATGCTAATTTCAGCATTTCCCGGGGCGACGAAAAACTGAACTATTATCTGTCCGGTGAATACTTCGGCATGGATGGTATGATGCGTTATAATCCCGATACCTATAAAAGATATAACCTGCGTGCAAAAGCTACCTATACTTTCAACGATCGTTTTAAGATAGGTACCAACACCATGTATACCAATACTACCTATAACGAGCCATCCGCCACTTATTCCAAAGGAAACTATTTCCATAATGCCAACCGTACACCTTCTTTGTCGATACCCCGTAACCCGGATGGTACCTGGACTTCCGACGGTGCAGCCCTGTTGGGTACCTTACAGGAAGGCGGCCGCCGGATCAATACCTGGGGTGAGTTTATGACCACCATCAATACAGAAATCGGTTTGATAAAAGATGTCTGGACATTGAAAGGAGATGCAACTTTCCGTCGGGGCAGCAATCTGGGACAGGCATATGAACTGCCGGTAGCTTATCGCAAAGGCCCTAAAAAGAACCTGGAATACACCAGTGGTAACCAGTCCTGGGCGCAGAACTCCGACATCGATGTGAAATATAACGTGTATAACGTTTATTCTGATTTCCATAAAACATTCAATAAAAAACATGCGGTAGGCGCGCTGGTTGGTTTCAACCAGGAATATCACTACTACAACCAGTTTGTGGTAAAGGCGATGAACCTCATCAGTAACCAGTATCCTACTACACAGCTGACTACCGGTAATATGACCCAGGATCAACAGATTGAAGACTGGGCAGTAAGAGGTATTTTCTACCGTGTTAATTATGCCTACGACGATAAGTACCTGCTGGAACTGAATGCCCGTAATGATGGCTCTTCCCGTTTCCGCAGCGACAACCGTTGGGGATTCTTCCCATCTGCTTCTGCAGCCTGGGTAGTGTCTAAAGAAAAATTCTTTGCCGGTGTGAAACAGGCTGCTGGTCTCGACTTCCTGAAACTCCGTGCTTCCTATGGTTCTTTGGGTGATCAGCAATGGGATCCATATGGTTATATGCCATTGATGAAAAGAGAAACGATTAATGCTGTACTCGATGGTAAATTGCCGATCGGTGTACTGAGCCCTGATCCTGTGACAGCTACCTACACCTGGCAGCAGGTAAAAACCATCAATGGTGGTATCGATTTCAGTTTGCTGAAAGAAAGATTATCGTTTAGCTATGACCGTTATACCAGATATACCAATGGTATGTTCGCTAAAAGCCAGGAACTGCCTAATACCTACGGTGCTCCGGCTCCCCGTACCAACTCCGCTGATCTGAAAACCCGTGGATGGGAAATGACTATCTCCTGGCGCGATCAGTTCAAAATCGGGAAAGATGATTTCAGCTATGGCATCCGTTTCCTGATGGCAGACAGCCGTTCCTTCATTACCCGTTTTGCGAATCCAACCGGTACCTTGAAAAACTATGATGCTTCCGACCTGAAAGACCGTAACTACTACAATGGCCAGGAAATCGGGGATATCTGGGGGCTGGTAACAGAAGGATTTTTCCAGAGCCAGGCTGAAATAGACGCACATCCGGATCAAACCAAAGTAGGTTCCGATGATCAGAACTATAAATTTTATGTAGGCGACCTGAAATTCAAAAACCTGGATGGTAATACCAGCTCTATTGATTACGGTGATAATACCATCAGCAATCCGGGCGACCGTAAAATTATTGGTAACAGCGCGGCCCGTTTCCCTTATAGCGTTGACCTGACTGCTGCCTATAAAGGCTTTGATTTCCGTGCGCTGATTCAGGGTATTGGTAAAAGAGACTGGTATCCGAATGCAGGTAACCACTACTTCTGGGGTGTTTATGCACAGCCCTGGACCAATGTACAGCTGCACAACCTGGACCACTGGACACCAGAAAATCCGGATGCTTATTTCCCACGTGTTAAATCCTACATCGCGGAAGATAAATCCGAACTGGGTGCACCACAGACCCGGTATCTGCAAAATGCGGCCTATGCCCGCTTAAAGAATGTGACACTGGGATATACCCTGCCTAAAAAACTGACAGAGAAATACAGAATAGCGCGACTGCGCTTCTACTTCAGTGCAGAGAATATCTTTACGATCTCTCACCTGAAAGCGAATATTGATCCGGAAGGTCTGGAAGGTTCTCTTTATCCCTATCAGAAAACCTATTCATGCGGTTTTAATCTGAACTTTTAA
- a CDS encoding outer membrane protein assembly factor BamB family protein, whose product MIKNIFITLTAVLFFKTGMAQGFSGKVFIDKNANGTCEAGETGLSGVRVSDGLQVTVTDATGNYHLPGHVKNRFIFITTPAGYKFSKSFYARIDSSITAYNFGVIPVKQGAVAKFVRLTDTETALYNNWATEARDYARNEGADFMIHTGDICYEKGLQFHAQQINTSTMGLPVYYCIGNHDLVKGPYGEALYESLFGPVFYSFEAGPAHFIVTPMRYGDYQPSYTVEDVLQWLKNDLAHADPAKPVIAFNHDLLTYDTLFTIRSGKDSINLNDHRLKAWIYGHWHINFARTHGKNGVRSLCSAPAPDGGIDNSAANFDVIGIDKNGISYVQRRYTYVDNQLVQVSPAAGGVAFNNNQVLVSVNAYQTASPVKSVRFTLFDQQGKQVQQLQLQPRTDWNWAATIPVPAAGMQNVYTSTVEATLGTGKILFRRDTFRLAKTPLPAVTGQVWPEVLQDALRQGTVANATATAPSLQLAWSANIGGNIWKSSPVCAEGKVFVATIDDEENTHCGIMALDAATGKRLWQVPTHNSVKHSMSYHNGVLLATDAEGITYALEAATGKIKWQHAGPQHSLPAYNSGGVARDGIYYTGAGNYLEALTVASGQVKWTNRDWRGGEGTPAAMSLKDGLLVTSSNWNHLFAHDAATGKVLWKREDGGIRFRSGTAAFYGNRLYVHGINKLHIIDPANGQTVDSIPVEGELKTMTAPVVTAQHIIIATASHGMMAFDKQTKQLQWRFVPQEALFYTAPYTGPSSATIESTPLVVGNKIYVGASDGYVYVIDGATGKALSRFNVGAPVFAEMAICNGLLYVADFSGNVNAFKL is encoded by the coding sequence ATGATAAAAAATATCTTTATAACGTTGACGGCTGTACTGTTTTTTAAGACCGGTATGGCGCAGGGATTTTCAGGAAAGGTTTTTATTGATAAAAATGCGAATGGTACCTGCGAAGCAGGAGAAACCGGCCTTTCCGGTGTTCGAGTATCTGATGGATTACAGGTGACTGTCACAGACGCCACCGGTAACTATCACCTGCCGGGACACGTAAAAAACAGATTTATATTTATTACCACACCTGCCGGCTACAAATTCAGCAAGTCATTTTATGCCCGGATTGATAGCAGTATCACTGCCTATAACTTTGGGGTGATACCCGTGAAACAAGGTGCGGTGGCCAAATTTGTGCGCCTCACGGATACAGAAACAGCTTTGTATAATAACTGGGCAACAGAAGCCCGGGATTATGCCCGCAATGAAGGCGCTGATTTCATGATTCACACCGGTGATATCTGTTATGAAAAAGGCTTGCAGTTTCATGCCCAGCAAATTAACACCAGCACCATGGGATTACCGGTATACTATTGTATCGGGAACCACGACCTGGTAAAAGGTCCTTACGGCGAAGCCTTGTATGAATCGCTCTTCGGTCCTGTGTTTTATTCTTTTGAAGCAGGCCCGGCGCATTTCATTGTAACGCCTATGCGTTACGGAGATTACCAGCCCTCCTATACTGTGGAAGACGTATTGCAATGGCTGAAAAATGACCTGGCACATGCTGATCCGGCTAAACCGGTGATTGCATTTAATCACGACTTACTCACCTATGATACCCTGTTTACCATCCGTTCCGGTAAAGACAGCATCAACCTGAATGACCATCGCCTCAAAGCCTGGATCTATGGCCACTGGCATATCAACTTTGCCCGTACCCATGGAAAAAACGGCGTTCGTTCACTTTGTTCTGCACCAGCACCAGATGGTGGTATCGATAATTCTGCGGCCAACTTTGATGTGATCGGTATCGATAAAAACGGTATTTCGTATGTGCAAAGGCGTTATACCTATGTGGATAACCAGCTGGTACAGGTTTCTCCCGCTGCCGGCGGAGTGGCCTTTAACAACAATCAGGTACTGGTGAGTGTAAATGCCTACCAGACAGCTTCCCCCGTGAAATCAGTACGATTTACCTTATTCGATCAGCAGGGCAAACAGGTACAACAACTGCAACTCCAGCCGCGTACGGACTGGAACTGGGCGGCTACGATACCGGTACCAGCTGCTGGTATGCAAAACGTATATACTTCTACGGTAGAAGCTACCCTGGGTACCGGGAAAATACTGTTCCGCCGGGATACTTTCCGGTTGGCAAAAACACCGCTGCCTGCAGTTACAGGCCAGGTATGGCCGGAAGTACTGCAGGATGCCCTGCGTCAGGGAACCGTGGCTAATGCGACTGCTACCGCGCCGTCGCTGCAACTGGCATGGTCTGCCAACATAGGCGGTAATATTTGGAAGTCGTCGCCGGTATGTGCAGAAGGGAAAGTATTTGTAGCGACTATCGACGATGAAGAAAACACCCATTGTGGTATTATGGCCCTGGATGCCGCTACGGGCAAACGTTTATGGCAGGTACCTACCCATAATTCGGTGAAACACAGCATGAGTTATCATAACGGTGTATTGCTGGCTACCGATGCAGAAGGTATTACCTATGCGCTGGAAGCGGCTACCGGTAAAATAAAGTGGCAGCACGCAGGCCCGCAACACTCCCTGCCAGCGTATAACTCCGGTGGCGTGGCCAGAGACGGGATATATTATACCGGCGCTGGCAACTACCTGGAAGCCTTAACAGTAGCCTCCGGACAGGTAAAATGGACGAACCGTGACTGGAGAGGCGGCGAAGGTACGCCGGCAGCGATGTCGTTGAAAGACGGTCTGCTCGTTACTTCTTCCAACTGGAACCACCTGTTCGCACATGATGCCGCTACCGGTAAAGTGTTGTGGAAAAGAGAAGACGGTGGTATCCGTTTCCGCAGTGGTACAGCGGCATTTTATGGTAACCGGTTATATGTGCATGGCATCAACAAACTGCATATCATTGATCCTGCAAACGGGCAAACAGTAGATAGTATTCCCGTGGAAGGTGAGCTGAAAACGATGACGGCGCCGGTGGTAACGGCACAGCATATTATCATTGCTACCGCTTCTCATGGCATGATGGCTTTTGATAAACAAACAAAACAACTGCAGTGGCGCTTTGTGCCGCAGGAAGCCTTGTTCTACACGGCTCCTTATACAGGACCTTCTTCTGCTACGATTGAGTCTACACCGCTGGTGGTGGGTAACAAAATCTATGTGGGGGCGTCCGATGGCTATGTATATGTGATAGATGGAGCCACCGGCAAGGCGTTGTCCCGTTTTAATGTGGGGGCGCCGGTGTTTGCAGAAATGGCTATCTGTAACGGATTGCTGTATGTAGCAGATTTTTCAGGGAATGTGAACGCATTCAAACTGTAA
- a CDS encoding FecR family protein, giving the protein MARKVANEATVAELEELELLLARFPEWQYAFTIVEEVTDVRVAKGFSGAEEQQLLQEGWDRISDFIAQPEKAVIKKMAPWKMMTGIAACIAILVTAYSLWQMPGKTTYRNEVITKNGSKTSLILPDGTSVVLNACSRLQYDANRFLSGKREVVLTGEAYFDVKQDPSHPFMIKAGQVNIRVLGTVFNVKAYTEDATVETTLLSGKVEVHFPENTTARQRVVVLQPEQKLTIGNRLPAQQQPTITNNNKTDQSYAITPVKINAAGQTDAVNLETAWMSDRFEFDKITLEQLSHDLERWYNVTVKFRNDRYKKEVVTGAFRKQHLEEILQALQLMTGFHYEVNNSENVIYIW; this is encoded by the coding sequence ATGGCCAGAAAGGTAGCAAATGAAGCTACTGTAGCCGAACTGGAAGAGTTGGAGCTGTTGCTTGCCCGATTCCCGGAATGGCAGTATGCCTTTACTATTGTAGAGGAGGTGACCGATGTACGTGTGGCAAAAGGATTTTCAGGGGCCGAAGAGCAGCAATTACTACAGGAGGGATGGGATCGTATCAGTGACTTCATTGCGCAGCCGGAAAAGGCTGTAATAAAGAAAATGGCTCCCTGGAAAATGATGACCGGTATCGCAGCTTGTATTGCCATCCTGGTAACCGCCTACAGTCTTTGGCAAATGCCGGGCAAAACCACCTACCGGAATGAGGTCATTACAAAAAATGGCTCCAAAACATCGCTGATATTGCCAGACGGGACCAGTGTGGTATTAAATGCCTGCAGCCGTTTGCAATATGATGCCAACCGTTTTCTGAGCGGAAAAAGAGAAGTGGTACTCACCGGAGAAGCTTACTTCGATGTAAAGCAGGATCCGTCGCATCCTTTTATGATAAAGGCAGGGCAGGTCAACATCCGGGTACTGGGTACCGTATTTAACGTGAAAGCCTATACGGAAGATGCGACCGTAGAAACAACTTTGCTGAGCGGGAAGGTAGAAGTGCATTTCCCGGAAAATACAACCGCCAGACAAAGGGTGGTGGTATTACAACCGGAGCAGAAGCTGACTATCGGCAATCGCCTGCCGGCACAACAACAGCCAACTATTACCAATAATAATAAGACTGACCAGTCTTATGCCATTACACCTGTAAAAATAAATGCTGCCGGACAAACGGATGCCGTCAACCTGGAAACGGCGTGGATGAGCGACCGGTTTGAGTTTGACAAGATCACACTGGAGCAATTGTCACATGACCTGGAACGCTGGTATAATGTTACCGTAAAGTTCAGGAACGATCGCTATAAAAAGGAAGTAGTTACCGGGGCCTTCCGCAAACAACACCTGGAAGAAATATTACAGGCTTTGCAACTGATGACCGGATTTCATTATGAAGTGAACAACAGTGAAAATGTTATTTACATATGGTGA
- a CDS encoding RagB/SusD family nutrient uptake outer membrane protein, producing the protein MKHKRLLLSFFILGCTAASCNKDFLQRMPQTEISPDAYFNSPKDLDTYINGLYDKQVVANTDDGSSDNISSYPGSDLDKLVRNSITPATAGGWDSWNQLRSINFMLDNVYKAQGDPSAINHYIGIARYLRARFYFRMLATYGDVPWYSHALSDIDPDIYKARDPRTLIADSILADLEYAVANIKPDMGVNGTRVNKWAALALTSRFCLFEGTFRKYHEDLKLGGTEVKFLNRAASAAQEIMDSQKFRIYSTGKGGADYTALFTSPSLAANPEIILWRDYPQSLGKGNNTHSVLGWTWSLSQSLVYSYLMKDGTPFSAVPGYQKADFVTSFKDRDPRLAETVAFPGFSTMQNDVKYVAKPNLGGYDQLKFYPRDPAARQGWDANYTALPIYRFAEVLLNYAEAKAELGTITQTDLDKTIGELRRRVQMPGLSLGVALDPVLSGEYNNIKSGNKAIILEIRRERRVEMACEGLRLNDVSRWRAGARLAEKPQGMYVPALGAIDMTGDNQPDFAILPSPNDSSAIAGLPADIKAKITRYYLKDNNGKENNFYLENGNSGHIMFTADKAGRTFREPQYYYRPIPLDQIVLNKNLVQLYGW; encoded by the coding sequence ATGAAACATAAGCGGCTTTTATTATCATTCTTCATATTAGGCTGTACGGCAGCTTCCTGTAACAAGGACTTCCTGCAACGTATGCCGCAGACGGAAATTTCTCCGGATGCTTATTTCAATTCACCGAAAGACCTGGATACCTATATCAACGGATTGTATGATAAACAAGTGGTAGCCAATACCGATGATGGTAGTTCCGATAATATTTCCAGCTATCCCGGCAGTGACCTGGATAAACTGGTACGGAACTCCATTACCCCTGCTACAGCAGGTGGGTGGGATAGCTGGAATCAGCTGCGTAGTATCAACTTTATGCTGGATAACGTATACAAAGCACAGGGTGATCCGTCCGCTATTAATCATTACATTGGTATCGCCCGTTATCTCCGTGCGCGGTTTTATTTCAGAATGCTGGCTACCTATGGTGATGTTCCCTGGTATTCACATGCGTTATCAGATATAGATCCGGATATTTATAAAGCCCGTGATCCCCGTACCCTGATCGCAGATTCTATATTGGCGGATCTGGAATACGCCGTAGCTAACATTAAGCCGGATATGGGTGTCAATGGTACCCGGGTGAATAAATGGGCTGCATTGGCATTAACGTCCCGCTTTTGTTTATTTGAAGGCACTTTCCGTAAATACCATGAAGACCTTAAACTGGGTGGTACTGAAGTGAAATTCCTGAACAGGGCAGCATCAGCCGCTCAGGAAATTATGGATAGCCAGAAGTTCCGTATCTATAGTACCGGAAAAGGTGGAGCAGACTATACCGCGCTGTTTACCAGTCCTTCCCTGGCTGCTAATCCGGAGATTATTTTGTGGCGTGATTATCCACAGAGCCTGGGTAAAGGTAACAATACCCACTCTGTATTGGGTTGGACCTGGTCGCTGAGCCAAAGCCTGGTATACAGCTACCTGATGAAAGATGGTACGCCTTTCAGCGCTGTACCTGGTTATCAGAAAGCGGATTTCGTCACCAGCTTTAAGGACCGCGATCCCCGTTTAGCCGAAACCGTAGCTTTCCCTGGTTTCTCTACCATGCAGAATGATGTGAAATATGTAGCCAAGCCTAACCTGGGTGGCTATGATCAGCTGAAATTCTATCCGCGTGATCCGGCAGCACGTCAGGGTTGGGATGCCAACTATACTGCGTTGCCTATCTATCGTTTTGCAGAAGTACTGCTGAATTATGCGGAAGCTAAAGCAGAACTGGGAACCATTACGCAGACAGATCTCGACAAAACCATCGGAGAACTGCGTCGCCGGGTACAGATGCCGGGCCTGAGCCTGGGTGTAGCATTAGACCCTGTATTGTCTGGTGAATACAACAACATCAAATCTGGTAACAAAGCAATAATCCTGGAAATTCGTCGCGAGAGAAGAGTGGAGATGGCCTGCGAAGGACTACGTCTCAACGATGTCAGCAGATGGAGAGCCGGCGCCCGCCTGGCAGAAAAGCCACAGGGTATGTACGTGCCAGCATTGGGAGCCATAGATATGACAGGAGATAACCAACCGGATTTCGCTATTCTGCCCAGTCCGAATGACTCTTCTGCTATTGCAGGATTACCCGCTGATATAAAAGCTAAAATAACCCGTTATTACCTGAAAGATAATAATGGCAAGGAGAATAACTTCTACCTGGAAAATGGCAACAGCGGACATATCATGTTTACTGCTGATAAGGCCGGCCGTACCTTCCGGGAGCCACAATATTATTATCGCCCGATTCCGCTGGATCAGATTGTACTGAACAAAAACCTGGTACAGCTTTACGGATGGTAG